One genomic window of Methanosalsum zhilinae DSM 4017 includes the following:
- a CDS encoding pyridoxamine 5'-phosphate oxidase family protein, with protein MVKMPDEVIQTLKKQNPVPVATASQNGIPNVALVGFLKVMNEETIMIADNFFNKTETNLKENPEIAIVAYDGYTKKSYQIKGHTEIKTSGPEYTAMVEWVNSVMPDMPKKAAVIVHVDGVYNSQPGPDAGKKIV; from the coding sequence ATGGTTAAAATGCCAGATGAAGTAATTCAGACACTTAAAAAACAGAATCCAGTTCCTGTTGCTACAGCCAGTCAAAATGGCATTCCGAATGTAGCCCTTGTAGGTTTTTTGAAGGTAATGAATGAAGAAACAATAATGATCGCAGACAATTTTTTCAACAAGACCGAAACAAACCTGAAAGAAAACCCAGAAATAGCTATAGTGGCGTATGACGGATATACCAAAAAATCATATCAGATCAAAGGACATACTGAAATAAAGACCTCAGGTCCTGAGTATACAGCAATGGTGGAATGGGTCAATTCTGTTATGCCTGATATGCCAAAGAAGGCTGCAGTTATTGTTCATGTTGACGGGGTATATAACTCACAGCCGGGACCAGATGCAGGAAAAAAAATCGTATGA
- a CDS encoding flavodoxin domain-containing protein, translating into MPKLAIVYLSTQGNTMLMAEGIAEGAISRNIDVEVRSFYEWNPMDAASADGIAVGSSTFNYAMHPPIQKFLDQMLETEVKGKIGAAFGSYGWSGEAPVMIADKMRKAGMNVIDPVLRIQYRPTEKDIAECVRLGKDLAEKIKHNK; encoded by the coding sequence ATGCCAAAACTTGCAATTGTTTACCTGAGCACTCAGGGAAATACCATGCTGATGGCAGAGGGTATTGCAGAGGGTGCCATTTCAAGAAATATTGATGTTGAGGTCAGGAGTTTCTATGAATGGAACCCGATGGATGCTGCATCTGCAGACGGTATTGCTGTGGGGTCGTCTACATTTAACTATGCAATGCACCCTCCGATTCAGAAGTTTCTGGATCAGATGCTAGAGACAGAGGTTAAAGGAAAAATAGGAGCAGCTTTTGGATCATATGGATGGAGCGGTGAAGCTCCTGTTATGATCGCAGATAAAATGAGAAAGGCGGGAATGAATGTCATTGATCCTGTCCTGAGGATACAGTACAGGCCAACTGAAAAAGATATTGCAGAATGTGTCCGGCTTGGGAAGGACCTTGCTGAAAAGATCAAACACAATAAATGA